A stretch of DNA from Orcinus orca chromosome 3, mOrcOrc1.1, whole genome shotgun sequence:
GTTTTTGCCCTTGTGAGTCTTGCAAGGCCAAGGACCCCACTGCAATCCAAGTAAAACGCCAGGGGACAGACCCGGTACCCAGCGGCCCTGCCCAGAAGGAGCCCAGGAGCCCGTGTCACATAGCAGCCCCTCACAGGAGACACCACTGAGGCGCGTACCTGAGCTGAATTCACCTGTTCCACGAGGGCCCTGTGGGCAGATGGTGTCATCTTCAGGAAACGGGCCAGGCAATGTGGCCACGCCTAGCACCCACCTGGCCCTCACGGTACAGCTGGCCCTGCACTGCCCCCTGTGCCTGGCACCAGAGTGGGTGGGGGAGCCCTGCCTGGAGGTGGTCCAGGTGGGAAGGATCCAGTGACCGAGAGTTCCCTGGGTCCACCCCCTGGCCCCCTGCTCAGTGAGGGCCCCACCGGGACCCTCAGCccggcctggccctgccctcctgcctgcaGGCCCCACTGTCTGCCCACTGCTCCGGCTCTGGCCGAGCCCCCCCTGACCTGTCCCCACGGGCTGCGAGCATCCCCGAGCTAGGGGCTGGAGCGGGGGCTCAGGGCAGGGATGTCTCAGGGCCCTGTGGCACTGTGTGGTCAGTCAACGTGTATCTGCTGGATGGACAAACAGGCTGCTCCGAGCCCCTCGCACATGGGTCCTAGTGCTAACCCGCCTTGGAAGAGCCCAAGGGCCCCTCTGGGGACCCCATGGGCACCTGCGAAGGACGGGAAATTGATGTGGTCAGCTGAGTCCAGGCTGGCCGGGCTCCTCCCCAGAGTCCAGCCACAGCCTTCCAGACTCCGGGGGCCCCGCTCTGCCCACACGTGGCTCAGAAGCTCACCGCCCGCGCCCCCTCCAGTACAAGCCCAAGTGTCGGCGGAAGCAGCCACCCCGATCCAGGGACCCTCGTTCCTCTGTCAACAGACAAcgacctggttttttttttctcttggccgCACCGCTTGATACGTGGGATCttatcgaacctgtgccccctgcactggaagcacagagccctaactactggaccgccagggaagtcccagacaccGACCTGGttttcagttgtttattttcACACGTCAGAGCTGTTTCCTGAcacctgagaaaaggagacacaATCCTGGTGGCCCCAGAGGCCCAGGTCTGAAGCTGCCCGGCTACTCAGCCTGGCTGGAGCCCCGCTACGCCCACTCCCGGAGAAGAGCTCACCCAGACAGGCATGCACCCCACGCGCCGGCAGCAACAGCGCGAGTGTCCCCAAGCCGAGACGGGCCGGCAGCCCCTGGCAACATGAGGGAGGCTGAGGAAGGTCCGGTCCGGTCCGGGCCTATGCGTCGGGGTCCAGCCGGCGGCACTGGGCCTCCAGCACGCCACAGAAGGCCTGGAAGCGGTGGTTGAGGTCCGGCTGGGCGTGGAGGCGGAAGCGGGTGCCCAGCGCGCCGTCGGGCGAGGGCGCCCCGTAGAAGACGCGCCGCACGCGGGAGTGGACCAGGGCCATGGCGCACATGGCGCAGGGCTCGCGGGTGACGTACAGGTCGTAGCCGGTGCACACGTAGGGCAGGCCATCGGCGTCCTCATCCAGCTTGTGCACGGAGCCCGCGCGGACGCCTGGGGGGGCGGCGGCTGGGGCGAAGGAGCAGGCGGGGTGGGGTGCAAGGTCATAGGCACCGCGGCCCTGGCCCCGGGCCACCAGGTCGATGCACACCATGGTGGCGTGCAGCAGGGGTCCGGTCGCGCTGCTGCAGTCGTGGCCTGTGGCCAGCACGCGGCCTGAGGCCGGCtccaccaccactgcccccacGGCCCGCAGGCCCCGCGAGGCCGCCTGCTGCGCGGCCCACACGGCCCGCTCCATGTGGCCCTGCATCGCCACCCGCTCCTGTGCCGAGAAGAGCTGCCCGGCCAGGGCTCGGGTCACCTGCCGGTCCTCGTGGAAGGTGGTGGGCCAGTGTGCGCGCGCCTCCTCAAACTGGCCCCTGGTCAGGGGCGGCCGCGCGGGCACAGGCACCAGGAAGGGCTGGCCCAGGCCACGGGGGTCCACGGCCGGCGGCGGGAGGAGCTCGGCCAGCGATCGCATGCCCGCGGCCGGACCCGCCAGGCACAGCAGCATCTCCAGCGCGTGTGGGCAGCCGGGGCGGGGGCTGGGTCGCACCCTCTTGAGGTGAGGCTGTGCGGGCAGCGGGTGGACGGCTGACACCTCCTTGAGGAGGCGTGAGGTCTGGCGCTTGTCCAGGACCGGCGCGGCATAGGCCAGCACCAGCTCCACAGCGCCGGACTGCTGCTCAGACAGGATCGGGAGGGCCTGCCACGCCGGCTCTCGCTCGGGGCTCCTGGCCTTCGCGTCTCTGTGTGGCTCCACGTCGCCCGGGGTGGGGTCCATCCTCGGCAGGGCTCCGACTGCGGGGACAGACACCGGAGCAGGGCATCATCCTCAGCTGCGGGAAGCCTGCTGGGCCGGACGAGGGGTCGGTCCCAGGAGCGTGCCGAATCTGGAGGCTCGTCCAACCGAGCGAGACGCATCAGCGGTCGTGCTCTCACTCACGGCCTACTAACGCTTGCTTTGCACAGAGTTTAAACCGCCCTCGTTACGgtgtctttttcccccttttgcttTGAGATGTCTCACGTTGGGAGAATGCACACCGGACCTCAGAGACTTAATACAAAAGAAAGAACATACACTGTCTCAGTTTTTTCTGTGTTCCACGGATACTGAGGACCGTCTGCACTACACCGTTTTACATAAGGGCCTTGAGCATCCTCGGATTTTGTTATccttgggggtcctggaaccagttcCCCATGGATACCGGGGAGCGACCGTGTCGACTACGTGCTGAAGTGGGAATACCCTGCCTGTCTCAGGTTAAAGAAACGTATTACTAACGTTAAGTTCACCTGTTTCTTCATACTTTTCAAAAACATGGCTTCTAAACGCTTCATCTCACATACATGCCCCACATTATATTCCTACTGGTCAGGGCTGCCTTGGATGACGTTAGAGATGCACTACAGATGACCTTCGCGGGACCCCAGAGGATCTCGGTGCCACGCCCGCAGCACCCTGCACCCTGGCGGCGTCTCGGAGTGGGCCAGCCCCTTCCGCCTCTCCCTCCGGACGAGGCTTTTGCTCCTGTGATGCGCCCCGGCTCACAGGCCCCCCAGAGGACACGGTAGGTCCTCGCCCAGCACCGCCTGTCCGAAGCTCACGATACGAGCTCGGCAAACGCACAGGACCAGGGGTGCAGGTGGCAGCTCTGAGAAGCAGCCAGCATGGACGGGCCCCTCGGGCGCCCATGACGCCCGTGCCAGGCGGGGGCCCTCAGGAGGGTCCGGGGCACTGGCTCTGAATCTGCTCCCGGCACACACCGTGCCCAGGATGCCAGGGCCCACACAGCCTGCCCCAGGCCACAAAAGCTCCCATTGTCTCCCGGGCAAGATAAAATTGTCTCCTGGGCAAGACAGACACAGTCCCGTTTGTATCTCCAAGAATGCAAGCTCTGTCtgatcaaaataaaacaaatgacaaatacAGGGGGCTGCCATTGGGACACTGCTGGCCGGGCTGCCGGCTCCCAGGGAGGATGCCTAAATACAGCAGGCCACCATCCGCTCCTAGGTGTGTGTCCAGGAGAACTGGAACACACATCCACACAGGCACCCGCACACGCATGTCTGCAGCGGCAGGATTCCAGCAGCAAAAGGTGGACACAACCCAGATGTCCACAGAAAGATGGACAGATAAACACAACGTGGTCCCTCCACACACAGGggtatcactcagccatgaaaaggggTGAAGCCCCGACACTTGCTACAACGTGGCTGCaccctgagaacacgatgctcagtgtgagaagccagacacagaaggacacacagggtgTGATTCCATTGAcgggaaacgtccagaacaggcagatccacagacacagagagtgGCTTCGTGGCTGTCAGGGGCTGGTGGAGGGGATGGGGAATGACTGCTGATGGGGACAGAGTTCCTGTTGgggggatggaatgttctggaattagacagatGTGATGATCACACAACATAGTGAATACACTCAAACAtacactttaagtgggtgaagCACACAGTGTGTGAATCATATCTCAGGAGAGCTGCTGCTCCTTGCGGGTGGTGGGGGATATGTGGTGGTCGCCAGGTCAGCCGGCCCCAAACGAGGCCCAGCACCTCGTGACCACTGCTGGCGCTGGAACCACCCCACGTCCTCACACTGCCGTGAACAGGCTCCCCGACTCCTTCCCATGACCCAGGACAGAGACTGTGGGGCTGTTCCCTTTCTAGAGGCCAAGGAACTTGCCTGGGGCCAAGTGGCTGGGAGGACAGAGCCAGGACCTGACGCTGAGGCCAGGTGGCCAGCAGCTCCCCGATTCTGCCTTCTAAGCCCCGGACCATGGGGGTCCTGAGCcccttctacagatgagaaacagGGTCCGCAGAGGGTGACCCACCCAGCGACTTGCTTCATCGTCCGTGGGGACCTAAACGTGCGCGCTCGGAGGCTGACCTGGTCCTCTTTTCGTCCTTGAAGCCCCGCATCCACCCCCAGCTCTGGGCGCCCCACTGCGCGCCACCCTCCCCGCTGTGCTCTTTGCTGCTCCCACCAAGCTCAGGCCCTTCCCTGGGTGCATCCACCTCCCTCTGCCTACAGCGAGGGCACCTCATAAAGGTGCCTGTGCTCCAATGAGGGGGGGCAGCCCCTTTCACAACTGTTTACATTTACGGTTGTAGCCTCTGCGGCGGGCACCGGCTGCCAGGCTCAGGGAGGGCTCAACTGCGTGGGGCAGGCCCTGGAGGGTCTGCAGAACCAGGGAGTCAGGACACCTAACAGCCAGTCTCCTCACTGGGTGCCCTGGAACTCCTGGGCTGTGGGTCTGGGGTCCGAGAAGGCAACTGGGCTTATTCAGCAAGCTGAGTCAGGCTCTGAAGGTGACACCCAACCAGAGGAAGGGGACTTATCTCACCCCTGGGtgtgtcccagccctgcccgaAGCCCTTACCCAGCCCACGTTTTCCTGGCTGAGACCTGGTGTTACCTGTCctaaccccacccccagcttccccctctgtgaaatgggatccACGGCCACGGCCATGCATGGCTGCCTGGGGCAGAAAGTGACAAAACCCACAGGAGGCTCAGGGGCCCAGTGCCCTGCAACaggcagactccaggagggctcctCAGAGGCGATGACCCAGAGCTGGgcctggagggagggtggggagccctgggcagaaggaacagccaggGCTGGAGTCTCCAACACTCACACAGTCCGGGTGGGCACTGGTTTCAAATACGGTTTCCAGGACTCGGCCCCATAGAAGGGGGAGGGCCCCaaaatctgcatttctgacaagctccccAACAAAGTGGGGTCTGCAGATAACATGCAGGACGCTTCGCTAAATTCGAATTCCAGATGATCAGATAAATTTTTAGCATAATTGTTGTGTCCCATGCAATCACTGGGATATACGTATTctaaaacatatatgtgtgtgttgtttACACTAAATTCCAATTTAAGGGGGCAACCTGCGTGTTTATTTGCAGAACCTGGCCACCCTATAAGTGGGCCATCGTGCATGAAAATTCGAGAACCTCGTGCATGTGGGGTGTGGGAGAGACCCGAggtcacaattttaaaaggtctTGAAAACTCACACTTTCCTTAAGTATCAGAAAAGATTATCAATGTTCAGGACGTACAGAAAGATTGGGGCATTTCCCCCAAAGCGGGCGGGAAGCTGGTAAGTGGACAGTCCAGTGGACAGCACGGAGGTAGAGGGTTGGCTGCGATGACCCCTGGGCAAGGCACGCCGGAAACAGCTGGGGCACGGGGTCTCCACCACGGACGGCAGGGGCGCGCGCACGCGCAGAAGGGCGATGGCGCGGAGACCGGGGTCCCGCGGCCCGGCAGCcccgcgcgcacgcgcacacgcacacgcgccgCTCCCCGCGCCCGCCCGAGGCGCGCACGAGCCCGGCCCAGGTTGCTCCCTAGCTCCCCGCGCGGCCGGCGTCCACCGCAGCCGCGACCCCCGCCCCAGCTCCCGCTCGCCCTCCGCGGGAGCCTGGGACGCAAGAGCCCGAGACCCCGGGGCCGTGCGCTTACCTGACGAGACGGGCGGAAGCGCTGCGCCTCACCAAGTCTTAGCAACCGGCCCGCCTGCCCCGCCTCTTCACCGCCTGGCGCCGCGGGGCACGACGGGAGCGTAGTTCCAGGGGCGGAGTCAGCGCGAGGCGGAGGCGGAGCCTGAACTACAATCCCCACAAGAGCGCGCGCGAGCGCTCCGCCACGCTCCGCCCCTTTCTTGAGCGCTGCTCCCGTGACCGGCAGGAGAGAGG
This window harbors:
- the ADAT3 gene encoding probable inactive tRNA-specific adenosine deaminase-like protein 3, with product MDPTPGDVEPHRDAKARSPEREPAWQALPILSEQQSGAVELVLAYAAPVLDKRQTSRLLKEVSAVHPLPAQPHLKRVRPSPRPGCPHALEMLLCLAGPAAGMRSLAELLPPPAVDPRGLGQPFLVPVPARPPLTRGQFEEARAHWPTTFHEDRQVTRALAGQLFSAQERVAMQGHMERAVWAAQQAASRGLRAVGAVVVEPASGRVLATGHDCSSATGPLLHATMVCIDLVARGQGRGAYDLAPHPACSFAPAAAPPGVRAGSVHKLDEDADGLPYVCTGYDLYVTREPCAMCAMALVHSRVRRVFYGAPSPDGALGTRFRLHAQPDLNHRFQAFCGVLEAQCRRLDPDA